The DNA region cTTTGTAACAGTTGGTATGAAAacttttttaaaagtaaaaaagttttacttttaatgttttaatttgttATAGAAAACATTATGTggactttacacacacacaaaactcaaattgatttttaaatcaTTGTGGTGCACAGCAAATTGTGCGAAACCTCACAGCTAACACAAACCTTAACACAGCACATCTGTACATGTTAAACTGCATAGTAGCGTAAACTGATTGATTACAACTGATAAGATGTGATCATTCACTtgtacattttgcatttttggaCCTGCCACCAGAGCACCACCAAGTTTTAGTCTCAAACGTACACAATAAAAGTTCAAGAAGCTTGTTATTATTAAATCAGTGATACTTTGGTTCAGAGGTGCTGCATCAAATGTAGATGTTGTTCTGTAATAATGTAATATGTTAGTCAAGTCAATGcactgaaatgtctgaaaagcCCAGAGATCAAATATAGTTTCATTTGCCCACTGAACACATGTGGGCTCATGTGTTTTAATTTCTTGGTTAATATTTACACTTCATCTGAGTCACAATGTGATGTGATATTCATAAATTAGCCTGTTACTTGTGACATTATGACAGCACTTGGCATCAGGTGAAAATGTTCTCATACTGACAGCAGGATTATATCTTTCTCGTGTAACTCTGTATATGTCTCAGTTATTCTCCTCTCTTCTTATCCCACTAATGTGTCTACTACATTTATTGGATGCAAAACGTTCAGAACTGAGAACTGAACGCAACTCTCTCTGAAGCACCGGTGACATTTGAAGCTTCAGACGTCATCAGTTATGTGGGTTTCTTCATTTAACACAACGTCCTGAAACAGTGACTTCACAGGAGGGAAATAAGCTTCAGAGCTCCGGTTCCATCTGCCCATCTCGAGCTTCTACATTTCTGTGATGCAAAGCATTGTGGGGCAAATTTTAAGTCTACATTTTTTCACATGACCAGTAGAAATAGAACACATACTGGAACTCTGTCACCAGTCTTTGTACAACATGCACATAGAACACAACTAGTTTACATCATGtcaatttaattaaaatttcaACACATTCAATTTTCATGTATATCACTCTTTCCAAATTTCCGTATAGTTCGCCTCAGATTCATCCATGATTTCACTGTTCATTGAACACGAGTCCATTCACCAGCCGTCTATCATGCTCATCATGTCGTCACATTCACTCTGAACAGAAACACTGGAAATAAAGGTCTCCTCACGTTTGGTCAACAGATGGGTTTCCTGGTGTCTTTTTACACAACATATAGTGTTAATATTGTCATCTGTGAGGAATCATACATCTACAACAACCTACACaatgttgctttgttttcatatttacagtaaacagtttgtgtgttcttCTCAAGCTGCAGCAATGGAGGCATCGTCCAGCTGTCGACCCTGAGgctgaggagaaagaaaacagcacgTGTTGCTTTGGAACGTTGAACATCTTCACATTGTAACATCATAGATGCACATATGCATTTCACTGACTGTTTACCTTGACAAAGATGCGCTGGGGCAGGAAGCgtctgagtgtctgtgtgttggtgtttgggCAGCGCGGCAGGCTGATGTTGAGCTGTGGTAGTGTTTGGTAACCAGCCATCAGTGGGTAGAAGTTATACAgcatctgctgctctgagccAGGAAGGATACGCAGACGCacctgcacatacacacacgcacacatacacagagacagTAAATCCCTGTTCACTTATTAATCTCTCAAGTATACATTTTCCATTCTGACAGTGAATATGGGTTTGTGTTAAACAGTTAAACAGTAATAGTATCAAACCTGCAATAATATTCAAAACCTGTAACTAGTCTCTGGTCTTCAATTAGGTGCCTGTTCACGAGTCAGCATGTAAATGCTCTGAACCGTATCAAAGTGAAAAGCAGGTGAAACAGTGAGGTGGTTTTCTTGTGTTCTTCATATATACATCAAAGTCTTTCAGCAGTTCCTCATTAGGTCAATGAAACATAGGCCAAACAGTGACTGTCCCTCTGTAATATAACTGcagaaaatgtctcattttcatcCTGTTTCTAACTTTTCATTGTGattcatgaaaagaaaatagtTACTTGTTTTGACCCATCTGACGCAGCTACATTGTCTTTAATATTAAATCATCTTTATTTAAAAGTGAACACAGTTGTACCTGTTTGAGTCCAGAGAACATGAAGGCATCAGAAGGTTCAACAGccatctccacctcctgcacCAGAGCTGTTCTGTTCTCTATGTGGTAACGAACTGAAAGAGACTCTCTAACTCGCCCGAATGATGGCAAATCTACACcgaaacaaagacaaaagacaaaaataaaatgtctacCTGTAACACCACTGACTGATTCGAGACAAATTCTAAATGATAAATGTAAAATCAGACCCATTAACATAAAGTACCATGTGCCATAAGGTGTAGGGcgtgtgtgatgtgtgcatgCGGTTGACTGACCAGCGTGGATGTAAAGGGGGACAGACTCCAGGATGACATGAGGTAGAGTGACTGTAGTTTGGATGAGAGGACTGTCTGCACTGGAGGACTTTCTGTACGACACAGTTAAAACAGGGTTAAGAGCTTTAAAAGCCACTCATCAGTCTTCCACATCCtcttaaagtgtgtgtgtgtgtgtgtgtgtgtgtgtgtgtgtgtgtgtgtgtgtgtgtgtgtgtgtgtgtgtgtgtgtgtgtgtgtatgtgtgtatacgtACCTCCTCCATGATATCAGGTACTGTCCTGTAGCTACAGTGCTATTGCTGTTGGTCAGTGATGGGCACCGGAGACAGAAACACTCGCTGGCACACTCACCTGTTTGCAGAACCactgatgacacacacaaaaagacacacatacacacacacacaatatgttATAGTCATAGGACTTGCACTTTTTAATAACATCTATGAATCTAAAAAAACATCCTTCACAGTGACTGTTAACACTGGACAGGTAccttcctgcagctgtgacTGAAGCTGTGGTGTGTTGCTGGTCATTGTAAGCAGCTGCAAGGAGGAGGAGACCAGCAGAAGAGGCCAGGGAGACGATGAGAGGATGTCTGTCATCAACAAGAAGGGGATGTCCACGGCGACTCGGTCCAGAGGCtcaaactgcaaacacacagagaggcacacACAATAGTTCTAATAATAATACCACTTCATCCACCACAGTTGTAAGGCTCCCTCTGTAAACCAACAAtctagacagacagacagacagacagacagaccaacagaggGACAATCCAAAGACATAATGTCTCCAGCCATGGCTGTTGCAGAGGCATAAAAATGGATAGAAACTACGAGCACTGGCACACCTGCTTTATTGATAAATCAATAAAGCAGTGGCTACAGACCTTGGTGGACACAAACTTGACAGACACCTCAAACGGGACCACTGTCTCAATAGCCACTGTCTCATCCTGGAAGACAAAAGAACAAGAGAGGAGTAACCCAGATgagaaaagagtaaaaagtgCTGGAATTTTAACACGAACAACACAAGATGACAAGCACTCATTTAACACGGACAATGGACAGAGTGCATACATATGAATACAACATGACAAGTCACCTCACAGAATGAGAATATGTGAATAATTGAATAATCGGGTGACGAGCTGTGTCTGCAGGGCAGACAGGATTCTTTACCTTATGACATTTGCAGACAATCTGCCGTCCTTCCACTGTGGTATCAATGCTGTAGGCCACATGGAACAGGAAGACCCTTGGTCCAGTTGACAGACACTTCACATAAACGCACCTCTCCAActacagatgaacacacacacaaagatactGGAATTACTACTTTTCACTGTGGGCAAGCTgaaaatgtacacaaacatgcatgtaagGAAGTTACAACGCAGAAAAGGTTGTGTTACACGTTTCTCTGCATATTCCCATTCTATCTGAacatgtgtgtttaccttttcgCCTGGTTTCAGATCGCCTAGAGGTACATCAGGGAGCAGGGCAGGTGCAGTGTCGTCACAAACCTCCGAGCCGTCCAGTGTCACGTGCGTGGTCTGGCCTAGATTGGCATCCTGGCCTGCACAGACCAATCAAGACGACAAACGCAAAACCATGAACTGATGCTATGAAGTACATTTGAAATAACTGCTGTCAACATCATTTCAAACGAGACGACTGATGTCTCGTCTCTTGCTTGTTCAAtccatacacatacacaaatataaAAGCTCAGTGTACCTGGTTTGAGGCCAGCGGTCAGTTTGACGTCCTTTGCCACACCCTCCTCCTGTGATTGGACAGTGAGGTTGATGCAGTACATTTCATTATTGAGTGCAGGAGGCTGGTGGCTCAGCTGAACAGAGATCTTTGGGACTCTGGAGATGATCCTGAACAACAAGCAGGAACAAACAAAGTAAACATGTCAGGATGCAGTATGGATGATATACTTTTCCAGGAACACCGGGACTGTGCTGTGTCTGAACGAAGCCTTACATGGTGCTGTGCTGCATTGTCACGCTGTCCCAGTCCAGCTCTTGACGTGCCTCCATGCACCGACCCCATCGACGAGATGACCTGCTGGCCTGTAAGGCTTCGTGGGTAGACGCCGCATCTCCACCCGCCCCTCGCCAGCTCACAAATACACAGCGGCCACTGTCGCTGCCCAGCATCACCTCAATACCTGTCATCTAATGAGCCAACCCAGGAACACACACTTAGTTACACAGTCAGTAAcaatctctttctctcgcttacacacacacacacacacacacacacacacacacacacacacacacacacacacacacacacacacacacacacacacacacacacacacacacacacacacacacacacacacacacacacacacacacacacacacacacacagcctcacctCTATCTTCTTGCCAACGTCTTCAGTCTTGGCTACAAAACTGAAGTTGaagcatttgttttttcctgGCAACAGGCTCATATTCTCCTGGCCTGAGGACTCCACCACACACCACTGGTTGTACTcctgtgcacacgcacacacacacacacacacacacacacacacacacacacacacacacacacacacacacagatgaggaaTTAAGTGGTTAAAATAGAATGCCCTCACCAATTAGTCAGGTCATAATGCATGCAGTGAAGGCTTTGAAGCAATTTAAGAAAATGTATTAAGTGCGGGTATCACTATTCTGACGTATGACTCCAGTGAAttatttccagtgagaaacatgctgtcttcagtAGCTGGACTTGTTACTAGCTTTAATGATACTGTAATTCTGCAGAGGCAGCAATGTAAGAGGCAATCATTACGATCTCTGCTAACTAAAAGCTATTTGAAACAGTTTTCCATGACACTGTCTTTCTGTGCAATGAAAATCTTACAACCAGTCAGTGTGCCTGATGCTGGAGTAAAGAAACGTTACCTGGTTACTGAGGCTGACAGCCAGCTTGTTGAAGGCTACAGGATGAGGACAGTCAGCTCGGAGGAACACCTGGAGCTGGATGGGCTGGTCTACGTGGAAACTGGGAGACTGGAACTTGGCCTTACACTGGActggagtgagagaggagaagtCAGAGTGGAAACACACTCCTATATAGAACAGAAAGCATAACATATTTGTTTGAGATGAATTATTAGCCTCATGCCTGAAGCTTAAAATGCTTGAGGAGGTTTTTATTTCAATTACCCAATTTTTATGACATTGTTTTCATCTGAAAGCCAATGACATGAAGGAGGACAAAACTGACTTGAAATGTGACTGTTGAGTTTGAGTGTTTACTAACTGAATGGGATGTAGTCCTGCACTTCTATAGTCAACTCATTTGACCCAGCCAAAGCCATGCGGTCACTCCACAGCGACCTGGCTGCACTAACAGAGGACGCGTCACACTCTGGCTCAGCGTCAGGGACCTCATTCTGAAAACGGAAAGACAATGTAAATGTACACGAATGAATTCAAATATTTCCTGGTGTGTGACCTGGTTGAGCTGTGGGTCAGCTCATCACTTGCTGGTCAGAGTGTGGGTCGTGTGGGATATAAGAAGTCATCCATAACACCTTCAACAGAAAGAGCTGCAATGTTCCCAAAAGAGCCTTTTCCTATTACTGTCAGGTATTGGTACCATGTCAAAAGAAGCCCACAGTTCATGCATGTAAATCAGACCCTCAGTGCACACAGTGACAGTCTGACATCGCTCAGTATTGCGACTGGTTTTGAGGCCATCAGCTCTTTGATCTGAATCTCAGATGTTTTGGTGTTGAGTCctctggctggctgactgattTGGTGAACACGCTGTGTTGAGCCGAGTGTCATCCTCCCACTCACCATCAGGACTCTGATGAGATTCTTCTCAATCCTCGACTTCTGTTCCTCCTTCAAGGTTGAAGCTAGAAGACAAAATGACTGAACCATTACCTCCTCTAACATGTATTATGATATCAAAAATGTCACAGGAAACAACTGAAGTTGAAGTGAAATGCTGAAAGGTCTGTATAATCAATCAAACACTGTGTTGCCTCCATCGTGCCAGAGAAGGACGACGCTGATTTCCTAATAATGACTCAGTGTAGCCTTCTTGCTTACCTCTGCCCAGCAGCTCCATGCAGTATATGATGTAGTCTTTAACACTGGCCATCAGATAAGCACAGCGCAGAGCTGTTGTCAATATGGCTGTCAGGAGGCCCCACCATCGCTCCGTGCGGTAGTCACACATCACGTAGTCCAACAGCCTGAtaacataacacacatacaaatactcAGACAACTTGCTCACAAACAGATTAAGGAAATTCTACGGGCAGACATAAACGGTGCTGTGTGGACAACAGACTCACCACTCATCATCCATTACATCCAATTTCCACACAGGGTGGATACATTCCATTATAGGTTCTACTAATCTGACTGTGAAAGTTTGGATTCTTCTCTTGCAGGACAAACTGTGTCGTGtgcagtgtgcatgtttgaTAGTTTCAAAGATTTCAGGTGCAGTATCACTTTAAGATGAAGTCTTTCCTCAGCATCTAGTCAGAGGGTGACCTTGTCCTTACTTTAGGGCTTTGGTGTAGTCTTTAGCATGGTAGTACTCCTCTCCCATCTGCACCACTGTGAAGGAGACAGGCAGTGAGGCAAATACTGAGTGTAACGAGGTTAAACACAGCAGGGGCAAATACAATCTTAAAGGACCAGTATGTAAGATTTAGGAGGATCTTCTGGCAGAATaaggcagaaa from Chaetodon trifascialis isolate fChaTrf1 chromosome 5, fChaTrf1.hap1, whole genome shotgun sequence includes:
- the trappc11 gene encoding trafficking protein particle complex subunit 11 — protein: MTAGSQWELPPELCCRPMAFVALTGLDVVYNAVHRAIWDAFCANRRADRVPISFKVLPGDHEYPKCRTKRTSYEWYIPKGILKTGWMNKHLNLVPALVVLFYELDWDDPQWKEKQSECATKVEIVRTSLQGRNTKVAVVLIQKKTPLPPGEDLVASERAAALCNACDLSGKSLFVLPHTDHLVGYIIRLENAFYEHAQTYYYTEIRRVKSHKEFLNKTTHQLLFVRHQFKIAFFSELKQDTQNALKYYRTAYSLVHELRAHETNMLEIKTMAGFINYKICRLCFQHNTPLDAIAQFRKHIDLCKKKIGSAELAFEHAAWMSKQFQSFGELFDEAIKLGLTAIQTQNPGFYYQQAACYSQDRKQQAQQLCQAGASYPSPEPLDTQSGGLDFYGQRPWRQGHQSIDPPDAEKEKAGILALQIKERDVPHSELIIALLSNAVAQFKKYKCPRMKSHLMVQMGEEYYHAKDYTKALKLLDYVMCDYRTERWWGLLTAILTTALRCAYLMASVKDYIIYCMELLGRASTLKEEQKSRIEKNLIRVLMNEVPDAEPECDASSVSAARSLWSDRMALAGSNELTIEVQDYIPFIQCKAKFQSPSFHVDQPIQLQVFLRADCPHPVAFNKLAVSLSNQEYNQWCVVESSGQENMSLLPGKNKCFNFSFVAKTEDVGKKIEMTGIEVMLGSDSGRCVFVSWRGAGGDAASTHEALQASRSSRRWGRCMEARQELDWDSVTMQHSTMIISRVPKISVQLSHQPPALNNEMYCINLTVQSQEEGVAKDVKLTAGLKPGQDANLGQTTHVTLDGSEVCDDTAPALLPDVPLGDLKPGEKLERCVYVKCLSTGPRVFLFHVAYSIDTTVEGRQIVCKCHKDETVAIETVVPFEVSVKFVSTKFEPLDRVAVDIPFLLMTDILSSSPWPLLLVSSSLQLLTMTSNTPQLQSQLQEVVLQTGECASECFCLRCPSLTNSNSTVATGQYLISWRRKSSSADSPLIQTTVTLPHVILESVPLYIHADLPSFGRVRESLSVRYHIENRTALVQEVEMAVEPSDAFMFSGLKQVRLRILPGSEQQMLYNFYPLMAGYQTLPQLNISLPRCPNTNTQTLRRFLPQRIFVKPQGRQLDDASIAAA